Proteins encoded by one window of Polaribacter haliotis:
- a CDS encoding M1 family metallopeptidase, with protein MKKLGLLILSCLFISSISFAQESPTKQGHNNQNKFRQLQELLPTPNLQRTASGAPGIKYTQQKVDYDMDIVLDDENTRIYGNETITYHNNSDDSLEYLWVQLDQNMRASDSKTPDIQSSKIPGKTSKTRFNKAYLDDPFDGGFKLESVTNMNGSNLSHTINQTMMRINLNEPLASGEKFQFKIKWWYNINNHRTQGGRSGYEHFTENGNNNYVIAQFYPRMCVYDNVEGWQNDQFWGRSEFALEFGDFNVNITTPEDHMLGATGVLQNPKEVFSKTELKRIEEARKSFDNPVIIRTQEEAEKIEKSRSKKTKTWKFYAENVRDYAFASSRKFIFDAMAVDINGKTVMAESLYSKEANPLYGDHSTRAVAQTLKTYSNFTFDYPYHKAISVDGQMGMEYPQICFNPGRPDLPDGGYSDRVKYRMIKVTIHEVGHNFFPMIVNSDERQWTWMDEGLNSFMEMLAEKDYDENFPIVRGYPKNIVGYMSGDQSRIAPIMSKGDNVYSFGNNAYGKPATGLWMLRETIMGKELFDHAFKTYSKRWKFKHPTPADFFRTMEDASGVDLDWFWRGWFYTTDVTDIGIAEVRKFYAEDENNETINFVEDKSKGLKISKPKNAKSKYFYEVTFNKPGGLVMPIIVEYTYEDGSTEKKMYPAEIWRYNDEMVTKAIHSNKQLTKIVVDPDLETADVDLSNNSFPKQQKDKFEKFKSKLKN; from the coding sequence ATGAAAAAATTAGGTCTTCTAATACTTTCGTGTCTTTTTATTTCAAGTATTTCTTTCGCACAAGAAAGTCCTACCAAACAAGGGCACAATAACCAGAATAAATTTCGACAATTACAAGAATTATTGCCCACTCCAAATTTACAAAGAACAGCTTCTGGTGCACCTGGTATTAAATATACCCAGCAAAAAGTAGATTATGATATGGATATTGTGTTAGATGACGAAAACACTAGAATTTACGGAAATGAAACTATAACTTATCACAATAATTCAGATGACAGCTTAGAATATTTATGGGTACAATTAGACCAGAATATGAGAGCCTCTGATTCTAAAACTCCAGATATTCAGTCTAGTAAAATTCCAGGTAAAACGTCCAAAACAAGATTCAATAAAGCTTATTTAGATGATCCTTTCGATGGTGGTTTTAAACTAGAAAGTGTTACAAATATGAATGGTAGTAATTTATCGCACACAATAAACCAAACAATGATGCGTATAAATTTAAATGAGCCACTAGCTTCTGGTGAAAAATTTCAATTTAAAATAAAATGGTGGTATAACATTAACAACCACAGAACACAAGGTGGAAGATCTGGTTATGAACACTTTACAGAAAATGGAAATAACAACTATGTAATCGCACAATTTTACCCAAGAATGTGTGTGTATGATAATGTAGAAGGTTGGCAAAATGACCAATTTTGGGGAAGAAGTGAGTTTGCTTTAGAGTTTGGCGATTTTAACGTAAATATTACAACTCCAGAAGACCATATGTTAGGTGCAACAGGTGTATTACAAAATCCAAAAGAGGTGTTTTCTAAAACAGAATTAAAAAGAATAGAAGAAGCTAGAAAATCTTTTGATAATCCTGTAATTATTAGAACTCAAGAAGAAGCAGAAAAAATTGAAAAAAGTCGTTCAAAAAAGACGAAAACTTGGAAATTTTATGCAGAAAACGTAAGAGATTATGCATTTGCAAGTTCTAGAAAATTCATTTTTGATGCAATGGCTGTAGATATTAATGGTAAAACTGTAATGGCTGAATCTTTATACTCTAAGGAAGCAAATCCTTTATATGGAGATCATTCTACAAGAGCAGTTGCACAAACTCTAAAAACATATTCTAACTTTACTTTTGATTATCCTTATCACAAAGCAATTTCTGTAGATGGACAAATGGGTATGGAATATCCACAAATTTGTTTCAATCCTGGAAGACCAGATTTACCTGATGGAGGTTATTCAGACAGAGTAAAATATAGAATGATAAAAGTTACTATCCACGAAGTTGGACACAACTTTTTCCCAATGATTGTAAATTCAGACGAGAGACAATGGACTTGGATGGACGAAGGTTTAAACTCTTTTATGGAAATGTTAGCAGAAAAAGATTACGACGAAAACTTTCCAATAGTAAGAGGTTACCCAAAAAACATTGTAGGTTATATGAGTGGAGATCAATCTAGAATTGCGCCAATTATGTCTAAAGGAGATAATGTATATAGTTTTGGTAACAATGCTTATGGTAAACCAGCAACAGGTTTATGGATGTTACGTGAAACAATTATGGGTAAAGAATTATTCGACCATGCTTTTAAAACATATTCGAAACGTTGGAAATTTAAACACCCAACTCCAGCAGACTTCTTTAGAACAATGGAAGATGCTTCTGGTGTAGACTTAGATTGGTTTTGGAGAGGTTGGTTTTACACAACAGATGTAACAGATATTGGTATCGCTGAAGTAAGAAAATTTTATGCAGAAGATGAAAATAATGAAACCATTAATTTTGTAGAAGATAAAAGCAAAGGTTTAAAGATTAGCAAACCAAAAAATGCAAAATCTAAATATTTTTATGAAGTTACATTTAATAAACCAGGAGGTTTAGTTATGCCAATTATTGTAGAATATACTTATGAAGATGGCTCAACTGAGAAAAAAATGTATCCAGCAGAAATTTGGAGATATAATGATGAAATGGTTACAAAAGCAATCCATTCAAATAAACAGTTAACTAAAATTGTAGTAGACCCAGATTTAGAAACTGCAGATGTAGATTTATCTAATAACAGTTTCCCAAAACAACAAAAAGATAAGTTTGAAAAATTTAAAAGTAAGCTTAAAAATTAA
- a CDS encoding M1 family metallopeptidase yields MKKLSLLVFSLFFISFTAIAQETKKDEKKTQQGHTDQNKFRQMKDVMATPNDQHAASGAPGHQYTQQKVDYKMDIRLDESANKIYGDENITYHNNSKDALEYLWVQLDQNMRADDSKTPLAKSTGASAFITPDNFKNTYMDSKKGFGYNIELVESDGRPLSHTINRTMMRINLSTPLQSGEKFKFRIKWNYKINDINKDGGRSGLETFPDGNNNYTIAQFFPRLAVYNNVEGWQNMQFWGRSEFALEFGDYEVNLTVPADHIVEATGSLQNEKEVLSREQRKRFERARKSFDNPVIIVTQAEAEKNEKGRATKTKTWKFKANNVRDYAFATSRKYIWDAMAVNINGKTVMATSLYPKEGNPLWEEHSTRAIATTLIEYSKLTFDYPYPKAVSVHSERQGMEYPMICFNFGRPNPDGTYSDRTKKGMIGVIVHEVGHNFFPMIVNSDERQWTWMDEGLNSFVEILAEDVYDAELFASNPAKDITRYMGGDQSNISPIMSQGDYVKQFGPNAYSKPAAGLYMLRKTIMGPELFDYAFRTYSQRWMFKHPTPEDFFRTMQDASGMDLDWFFRGWFYTTDVTDIGISKVKPLYLTDKPGERIKNIIASNPRAKAYFDGLGDLVYITDKKEDAKPDAMNKYVDGKAVPSYIYSVEFEKPGGLVMPIIVELTYADGSTKRETFPAQIWMRDDTKVTRVFASTQEITSIVVDPDFETADVDTSNNNWPKKEGDKFDKVKEKMKN; encoded by the coding sequence ATGAAAAAACTATCATTATTAGTATTTTCTCTTTTCTTTATTAGTTTTACTGCGATTGCACAAGAAACTAAAAAGGACGAGAAGAAGACTCAACAAGGGCACACAGACCAAAACAAATTCAGACAGATGAAAGATGTTATGGCAACCCCAAATGACCAACATGCTGCGTCTGGAGCTCCAGGACACCAATACACACAGCAGAAAGTAGATTATAAAATGGACATTCGTTTAGACGAAAGTGCAAATAAAATCTATGGAGATGAGAACATTACTTATCACAATAACTCTAAAGATGCTTTAGAATATTTATGGGTTCAATTAGACCAAAATATGAGAGCAGACGATTCTAAAACTCCATTAGCTAAATCTACAGGAGCTTCTGCATTTATTACTCCAGACAATTTCAAGAATACATATATGGATTCTAAGAAAGGTTTTGGTTATAATATAGAACTTGTAGAATCGGATGGAAGACCATTATCTCATACCATTAACAGAACAATGATGAGAATTAACTTGTCTACACCATTACAATCTGGAGAAAAATTCAAATTCAGAATTAAATGGAATTATAAAATTAACGACATCAATAAAGATGGTGGACGTTCTGGATTAGAAACTTTTCCTGATGGAAATAACAACTACACAATTGCACAGTTTTTCCCAAGATTAGCTGTTTATAATAATGTAGAAGGATGGCAAAATATGCAATTCTGGGGACGAAGTGAATTCGCTTTAGAATTTGGAGATTACGAAGTAAATTTAACTGTTCCTGCAGATCATATTGTAGAAGCTACAGGTTCTTTACAAAACGAAAAAGAAGTTTTATCTAGAGAGCAAAGAAAACGTTTCGAAAGAGCAAGAAAATCATTCGACAATCCTGTAATAATCGTTACACAAGCTGAAGCTGAAAAAAACGAAAAAGGAAGAGCTACCAAAACAAAAACATGGAAATTTAAAGCTAATAATGTTAGGGATTATGCTTTTGCAACTTCAAGAAAATATATTTGGGATGCAATGGCTGTAAATATTAATGGAAAAACTGTTATGGCTACTTCTTTATATCCTAAAGAAGGAAATCCTTTATGGGAAGAGCATTCTACAAGAGCAATTGCAACCACATTAATCGAATATTCTAAATTAACTTTCGATTATCCTTATCCAAAAGCAGTTTCTGTACATTCAGAAAGACAAGGAATGGAATATCCAATGATTTGTTTCAACTTTGGAAGACCAAATCCAGATGGAACATATTCAGATAGAACTAAAAAAGGAATGATTGGTGTAATTGTGCACGAGGTTGGACATAACTTCTTTCCAATGATTGTAAATTCTGATGAAAGACAATGGACTTGGATGGACGAAGGTTTAAACTCTTTCGTAGAAATTTTAGCAGAAGATGTATATGATGCAGAATTATTTGCTTCAAACCCAGCTAAAGATATTACACGATATATGGGTGGAGATCAATCTAACATCTCTCCTATTATGTCTCAAGGAGATTACGTTAAACAATTCGGACCAAATGCATACTCTAAACCAGCAGCTGGTTTATATATGTTAAGAAAAACAATTATGGGACCAGAATTATTTGATTATGCATTTAGAACATATTCTCAAAGATGGATGTTTAAACACCCAACTCCAGAAGATTTCTTTAGAACAATGCAAGATGCTTCTGGTATGGATTTAGATTGGTTCTTTAGAGGATGGTTCTATACTACAGATGTTACTGACATTGGAATTAGTAAAGTAAAACCTTTGTATTTAACTGATAAACCAGGAGAAAGAATTAAAAATATTATTGCTTCAAATCCAAGAGCAAAAGCATATTTCGATGGATTAGGAGATTTAGTATATATTACTGATAAAAAAGAAGATGCAAAACCAGATGCAATGAATAAATATGTAGATGGTAAAGCTGTACCTTCTTATATATATTCAGTAGAATTCGAAAAGCCAGGAGGTTTAGTAATGCCAATTATTGTTGAATTAACGTATGCAGATGGTAGTACAAAAAGAGAAACTTTCCCAGCTCAAATATGGATGAGAGATGACACGAAAGTAACAAGAGTCTTTGCTTCTACACAAGAAATTACAAGTATTGTTGTAGATCCAGATTTCGAAACTGCAGATGTAGATACTTCAAACAACAACTGGCCTAAAAAAGAAGGTGATAAGTTTGATAAAGTAAAAGAAAAAATGAAGAATTAA
- a CDS encoding 6-pyruvoyl trahydropterin synthase family protein yields the protein MPRVTVHRKAHFNAAHRLYRKDWSDEKNFKIFNKCSNPNFHGHNYELIVSLTGEIDKKTGYVFDLGILKDYIKSEIEDAFDHKNLNVEVPEFKDLNPTAENISVVIYNKLRRLIPKDLELEITLYETPRNFVTYSG from the coding sequence ATGCCTAGAGTTACTGTTCATAGAAAAGCACATTTTAATGCTGCACATAGATTGTATAGAAAAGATTGGAGTGATGAGAAAAACTTTAAAATCTTTAATAAATGTAGCAACCCTAATTTTCACGGCCATAACTACGAATTAATCGTTTCTTTAACTGGAGAAATTGATAAAAAAACGGGTTATGTTTTTGATTTGGGTATTTTAAAAGATTATATAAAGTCGGAAATTGAAGATGCTTTTGATCATAAAAATTTAAATGTAGAAGTACCTGAGTTTAAAGATTTAAACCCAACTGCAGAGAATATCTCTGTTGTTATTTATAATAAACTAAGAAGGTTAATACCAAAAGATTTAGAGTTAGAAATTACGTTGTATGAAACGCCACGTAATTTTGTTACTTATTCAGGTTAA
- the idi gene encoding isopentenyl-diphosphate Delta-isomerase, which produces MKEQVILVDTNDQPIGLMEKIEAHEKALLHRAFSVFVFNEKGELMLQQRAATKYHSPLLWTNTCCSHQRDGESNLEAGRRRLQEEMGFTTGLKEVFSFIYKAPFDNGLTEHELDHVMVGKFEDAPNINKEEVEDYKWMTLDAVKKDMEDNPEIYTEWFKIIFDKSYEKLTNA; this is translated from the coding sequence ATGAAAGAACAAGTAATTTTAGTAGATACAAACGATCAACCAATTGGTTTGATGGAGAAAATTGAAGCGCATGAAAAAGCATTATTGCATAGAGCGTTTTCTGTATTTGTTTTTAATGAAAAAGGGGAGTTAATGTTGCAACAAAGAGCAGCAACTAAATATCATTCGCCTTTGTTGTGGACAAATACTTGTTGTTCGCACCAAAGAGATGGAGAAAGTAATTTAGAAGCAGGTAGAAGAAGATTGCAAGAAGAAATGGGTTTTACAACAGGTTTAAAAGAAGTGTTTTCTTTTATTTATAAAGCTCCTTTCGATAATGGATTAACAGAACACGAATTAGACCATGTAATGGTTGGTAAGTTTGAAGATGCTCCAAATATTAATAAAGAGGAAGTTGAAGATTATAAATGGATGACCTTAGATGCTGTAAAAAAAGATATGGAAGATAATCCTGAAATTTACACAGAGTGGTTTAAAATAATTTTTGATAAATCTTACGAAAAACTTACAAATGCCTAG
- a CDS encoding peptidylprolyl isomerase codes for MKIFIKLFLVIFLLSFYQCKSEKKIDEKTDETSITKKKIKKVLEKKVEKRWDSLNKDNVEAFFTEYGKLNKENKVIIKTKFGNIKLRLYNDVPIHRANFIFLTKLKYFNTTEIYRVAKNFVIQGGNSDETYTLKQRRLYGNYRIKPEFKNHRKHKYGALAAARDWEDNPNKLSNPFEFYMVHNRNGAHHLNKEHTVFGEVISGFDTMDKISKVKVGVDEWPEEDIKMTIEILE; via the coding sequence ATGAAAATTTTTATCAAACTTTTTTTAGTCATTTTTTTGCTTTCCTTTTATCAATGTAAAAGCGAAAAAAAAATAGACGAAAAAACGGATGAAACTTCAATAACTAAGAAAAAAATAAAAAAAGTTTTAGAAAAAAAAGTCGAAAAACGTTGGGACAGCCTAAACAAAGATAATGTAGAAGCTTTTTTTACAGAATATGGGAAATTAAACAAAGAAAACAAAGTAATTATAAAAACCAAATTCGGCAATATTAAACTAAGGTTGTATAACGATGTTCCAATCCATAGAGCCAATTTTATTTTTCTAACTAAATTAAAATATTTTAATACAACCGAAATTTACAGAGTCGCAAAAAACTTTGTTATTCAAGGAGGAAATTCCGATGAAACATATACACTAAAACAAAGACGGTTATATGGAAACTATCGTATAAAACCAGAATTTAAAAATCATAGAAAACATAAATACGGTGCATTAGCAGCTGCAAGAGATTGGGAAGACAATCCGAATAAATTATCCAATCCTTTCGAGTTTTATATGGTACATAATAGAAATGGAGCACATCATTTAAATAAGGAACATACCGTTTTTGGTGAAGTAATTTCTGGTTTCGATACTATGGATAAAATTTCTAAAGTTAAAGTTGGGGTTGATGAGTGGCCAGAAGAAGATATTAAAATGACGATTGAGATTTTGGAGTGA
- a CDS encoding peptide chain release factor 3, translated as MSFLKEIARRRTFGIISHPDAGKTTLTEKLLLFGGAIQEAGAVKNNKIKKGATSDFMEIERQRGISVATSVLAFIYKDKKINILDTPGHKDFAEDTFRTLTAVDSVIVVIDVAKGVEPQTEKLVEVCRMRSIPMLVFINKLDREGKDAFDLLDEVEQKLGLRVTPMSFPIGMGYDFKGIYNIWEKKLNLFAGDKKQTVSEGVEFDDLSNPELDKAVGKKAADTLREEVELIDEVYPPFNQEEYLKGELQPVFFGSALNNFGVKELLDAFIQIAPSPQPKKAEERLVDSKEQKMTGFVFKIHANMDPKHRDRLAFIKVVSGVFKRNSPYLHVRNGKKVKFSSPNAFFAEKKEIVDESFPGDIVGIHDTGNFKIGDTLTEGEELNFRGIPSFSPEHFRYVNNADPMKSKQLYKGLDQLMDEGVAQLFILEMNGRRVVGTVGALQFEVIQYRLEHEYGAKCTYENLSVHKACWVEPTDPKNEEFKDFKRVKQRYLAKDKEGQLVFLADSAFTMQMTQSKYPSVKLHTTSEFKK; from the coding sequence ATGAGTTTTTTAAAAGAAATAGCACGTAGAAGAACATTTGGTATCATTTCGCATCCAGATGCAGGGAAAACTACACTAACAGAAAAATTATTACTTTTTGGAGGCGCAATTCAAGAAGCTGGAGCAGTAAAAAACAATAAAATAAAAAAAGGAGCCACTTCCGATTTTATGGAAATTGAGCGTCAGCGTGGAATTTCTGTAGCAACTTCTGTATTAGCTTTCATTTACAAAGACAAGAAAATAAACATTTTAGATACTCCTGGGCATAAAGATTTTGCAGAAGATACTTTTAGAACTCTAACAGCTGTAGATAGCGTTATTGTGGTTATTGATGTTGCAAAAGGTGTGGAGCCACAAACCGAAAAGTTAGTAGAAGTTTGTAGAATGCGAAGCATACCAATGTTGGTTTTTATCAATAAATTAGATAGAGAAGGTAAAGATGCCTTCGATTTATTAGATGAAGTTGAACAAAAACTAGGTTTGCGAGTAACCCCTATGAGTTTTCCTATTGGAATGGGTTATGATTTTAAAGGAATCTATAATATTTGGGAGAAAAAATTAAACTTATTTGCTGGAGATAAAAAGCAAACCGTTTCAGAAGGTGTTGAATTCGATGATCTTTCAAATCCAGAATTGGATAAAGCAGTTGGCAAAAAAGCAGCAGATACTTTACGAGAAGAAGTAGAATTGATAGATGAAGTATATCCTCCATTCAATCAAGAAGAATATTTAAAAGGAGAATTACAACCTGTATTTTTTGGATCTGCATTAAATAATTTCGGGGTTAAAGAATTATTGGACGCATTTATACAAATTGCTCCTTCTCCACAACCAAAGAAAGCAGAAGAGCGTTTGGTAGATTCTAAAGAGCAAAAAATGACTGGTTTCGTGTTTAAAATCCATGCAAATATGGACCCTAAACATAGAGACAGATTGGCATTTATAAAAGTAGTTTCTGGAGTTTTTAAAAGAAACTCTCCATATTTACATGTTAGAAATGGTAAAAAAGTAAAATTTTCGAGTCCGAATGCGTTTTTTGCTGAGAAAAAAGAAATTGTAGATGAGTCTTTTCCTGGAGATATTGTAGGAATTCACGATACAGGAAATTTTAAAATCGGAGATACTTTAACAGAAGGCGAAGAGTTGAATTTTAGAGGAATTCCAAGTTTTTCTCCAGAACATTTTCGTTATGTGAACAATGCAGATCCAATGAAATCTAAACAATTGTACAAAGGTTTAGATCAATTAATGGATGAAGGTGTTGCACAATTGTTCATTTTAGAAATGAATGGACGAAGAGTCGTTGGTACTGTTGGAGCACTTCAATTTGAGGTAATTCAATATCGATTAGAACACGAATATGGTGCAAAATGTACGTATGAAAATTTAAGCGTACACAAAGCTTGTTGGGTAGAACCAACAGACCCAAAAAACGAAGAATTTAAAGATTTTAAGCGAGTAAAACAACGTTATTTAGCCAAAGATAAAGAAGGACAATTAGTCTTTTTAGCAGATTCTGCTTTTACGATGCAAATGACGCAAAGTAAATACCCAAGTGTAAAGTTGCATACTACAAGTGAATTCAAAAAATAA
- a CDS encoding peptidylprolyl isomerase, with translation MNNGIYAKFTTSKGDILVQLEHEKTPGTVGNFVALSEGNLENEVKDQGTPYYNGLKFHRVIPDFMIQGGCPQGTGTGNPGYKFDDEFHPDLKHDAPGKLAMANSGPATNGSQFYITHVPTPWLDNKHTVFGSVIEGQDVVDAVAQGDELSAVEIIRVGADAEAFNAVEAFRTFEGSREKREAEAKAKQKELLDSVAAGYDETKSGLRYQILQKGTGKQATKGAGVSVHYKGQLLDGTVFDSSYKRKQPIDFNVGVGQVISGWDEGIQLLQVGDKARFVIPSHLAYGSAGAGGVIPPDATLIFDVELMDVK, from the coding sequence ATGAATAACGGAATTTACGCAAAATTCACTACATCAAAAGGTGATATTTTAGTACAATTAGAACACGAAAAAACTCCGGGAACAGTTGGTAACTTTGTTGCTTTAAGTGAAGGGAATTTAGAAAATGAAGTAAAAGATCAAGGAACTCCTTACTATAATGGATTAAAATTCCATAGAGTAATTCCAGATTTCATGATTCAAGGTGGTTGCCCACAAGGAACTGGAACAGGAAATCCAGGTTATAAATTCGATGATGAATTTCATCCAGATTTAAAACACGATGCTCCAGGAAAATTAGCAATGGCAAATTCTGGACCTGCAACAAATGGTTCTCAGTTTTACATTACCCACGTTCCTACTCCATGGTTAGATAACAAACATACTGTTTTTGGTTCTGTTATTGAAGGCCAAGATGTTGTAGATGCAGTTGCACAAGGAGATGAATTATCTGCAGTAGAAATCATTAGAGTTGGTGCAGATGCAGAAGCATTTAATGCTGTAGAAGCTTTTAGAACTTTTGAAGGTTCAAGAGAAAAAAGAGAGGCAGAAGCAAAAGCAAAACAAAAAGAATTGTTAGATTCTGTGGCTGCTGGTTACGATGAAACTAAAAGCGGATTGCGTTACCAAATTTTACAAAAAGGAACAGGAAAACAAGCAACCAAAGGCGCTGGAGTTTCTGTACATTATAAAGGTCAATTATTAGACGGAACTGTTTTCGATTCTTCATATAAGAGAAAACAACCAATCGATTTTAATGTTGGTGTTGGTCAAGTAATTTCTGGTTGGGACGAAGGAATTCAGTTATTACAAGTGGGAGACAAAGCTCGTTTTGTAATTCCATCTCATTTGGCTTACGGTTCTGCTGGAGCTGGAGGAGTAATTCCACCAGACGCAACACTTATTTTTGATGTTGAATTAATGGACGTAAAGTAA
- a CDS encoding TIGR02757 family protein codes for MKKSELKEFLDEKVILYNNPKFIESDPIQIPHRFSLKEDIEIAGFLTAIISWGNRTMIIRNASKMMELLDNSPHDFIINHQKKDLENLNDFVHRTFNYIDFKQFIISLKHIYSNYGGLEEVLSIKDNSKTYQTAIHNFKQLFFEVEHQQRTQKHISDPLKNSAAKRINMFLRWMVRNDKAGVDFGIWKTHNSASLSCPLDVHSGNVARKLKLLPRKQNDWKAVAELDKNLRKLDAKDPVKYDFALFGLGVFEKF; via the coding sequence ATGAAAAAATCGGAATTAAAAGAATTTTTAGACGAAAAAGTTATTTTATATAACAATCCTAAGTTTATTGAATCAGACCCAATTCAAATTCCACATCGTTTTTCTTTAAAAGAAGACATTGAAATTGCTGGTTTTTTAACCGCAATTATTTCTTGGGGAAATAGAACCATGATTATTAGAAATGCTTCTAAAATGATGGAATTATTAGACAATTCTCCTCACGATTTTATCATCAATCATCAAAAAAAGGATTTAGAAAATTTGAATGATTTTGTGCACAGAACTTTTAATTATATAGATTTTAAGCAATTTATAATATCATTAAAACATATTTATTCAAATTATGGTGGCTTAGAAGAAGTACTTTCTATAAAAGACAATTCGAAAACTTACCAAACTGCTATTCATAATTTTAAACAACTTTTTTTTGAAGTTGAACATCAACAAAGAACTCAAAAACACATTTCAGATCCTCTTAAAAATTCTGCAGCAAAACGAATTAACATGTTTTTACGATGGATGGTTAGAAATGATAAAGCAGGTGTAGATTTCGGAATTTGGAAAACCCACAATTCTGCAAGTTTATCTTGCCCTTTAGACGTACATTCTGGAAACGTAGCTCGAAAGTTAAAATTACTTCCAAGAAAACAAAACGATTGGAAAGCAGTTGCAGAATTAGATAAAAACTTAAGAAAATTAGACGCTAAAGATCCTGTAAAATATGATTTTGCCCTTTTTGGATTGGGAGTTTTCGAAAAGTTTTAA
- a CDS encoding S10 family peptidase: protein MKKALTIVILFISLSFWAQDSRIPLDTMVVTTNSVVIKGKTIPYKATTGMQPVWNDNGEIIASLYYTYYKRTDIKNTAKRPIVMSFNGGPGSASVWMHIAYTGPKVLNIDNEGFPVQPYGVKDNPNSILDVADIVYVNPVNTGYSRPVVAKDKKLDKSLFFGINADVTYLAGWLNTFITRNNRWESPKYIIGESYGGTRVMGLADELQNKQWMYLNGVIMVSPADYKVLRTQSSVDYALNLPYFTAAAWYHKMLPPELQQKDLLEILPESENFAINSLLPALAKGGFISKNEKNSIAKEFSKYSGLSEKVILQNNLEVSPSFFWKDLLRNKTGQTIGRLDSRYLGLDRRESGIKPDFNSELTSWLHSFTPAINYYIREELNFKTDIKYNVFGPVSPWDNRNNNVREGLRKAMAQNPYLKVLIQSGYYDGATTYFSAKYTMWKTDPSGKMKDRFFFKGYRSGHMMYLRSEDLQKANDDLRDFISNSLSNGKSAKY from the coding sequence ATGAAAAAAGCACTTACAATTGTCATTCTTTTTATAAGCCTATCTTTCTGGGCACAAGATTCTAGAATCCCTCTAGATACTATGGTTGTAACTACCAATTCTGTTGTAATTAAAGGAAAAACGATTCCATATAAAGCAACCACTGGAATGCAACCAGTTTGGAACGATAATGGAGAAATAATTGCCTCTCTTTATTATACATATTACAAAAGAACAGACATAAAAAACACAGCGAAAAGACCCATTGTAATGTCTTTTAATGGTGGACCTGGCTCTGCTTCTGTTTGGATGCACATTGCATACACTGGCCCAAAAGTTTTAAATATAGACAATGAAGGTTTTCCAGTACAACCTTATGGAGTTAAAGACAACCCAAATTCTATTTTAGATGTTGCAGATATTGTGTATGTAAATCCAGTAAACACTGGATATTCCAGACCAGTTGTTGCAAAAGATAAAAAATTAGACAAATCTTTATTTTTTGGAATAAATGCAGATGTTACATATTTAGCAGGTTGGTTAAATACATTTATAACAAGAAATAATCGTTGGGAATCTCCAAAATATATCATTGGAGAAAGCTATGGAGGAACTCGTGTAATGGGTTTAGCAGACGAATTACAAAACAAACAATGGATGTATTTGAATGGTGTTATAATGGTTTCTCCAGCAGATTACAAGGTGTTAAGAACACAAAGCTCTGTTGATTATGCACTAAACTTACCTTATTTTACAGCCGCTGCTTGGTATCATAAAATGTTACCACCAGAACTACAGCAAAAAGATTTATTAGAAATACTGCCAGAATCAGAAAATTTTGCGATTAATTCTTTGCTTCCTGCCCTCGCAAAAGGTGGTTTTATTTCCAAAAATGAAAAAAACAGCATCGCAAAAGAGTTTTCTAAATATTCTGGTTTAAGTGAAAAAGTAATATTACAAAACAATTTAGAAGTATCTCCAAGTTTTTTTTGGAAAGATTTATTAAGAAACAAAACAGGACAAACCATTGGACGATTAGATTCTAGATATTTAGGCTTAGATAGGCGTGAAAGTGGAATTAAACCAGATTTTAACTCGGAACTTACTTCTTGGCTACATTCTTTTACACCCGCTATTAATTATTACATTCGAGAAGAATTAAATTTTAAAACAGATATTAAATACAATGTTTTTGGCCCTGTTTCTCCTTGGGATAATAGAAACAATAATGTTAGAGAAGGTTTGCGAAAAGCGATGGCACAAAATCCGTATTTAAAAGTTTTAATACAATCTGGTTATTATGATGGTGCAACCACTTATTTTAGCGCAAAATATACCATGTGGAAAACAGATCCTAGTGGAAAAATGAAAGATCGTTTCTTTTTTAAAGGATACAGAAGTGGACATATGATGTATTTAAGAAGCGAAGATTTACAAAAAGCAAATGACGATTTAAGAGATTTTATTAGTAATAGTTTGTCTAATGGAAAATCTGCAAAATATTAA